CCCCGCCTTTTTTGTCTTATAACGAGTAGTACAGTCAAATAACAATTTGATCTGTAGCATTATGTTTGCAATCTTTACATGATTTGAGAAGAAAAGATTGTTTATTTGCTTTTACCGGGGTGATTCCAGGCAGCAAATTTGACCTGGAATGATATTTGCTATAACTAGAAAATCCGCAGTGGCTAAAATATCAACATATAGCTACAATAGTCCGGACCTGTTTACAGTGTAATTTTTTAATTGGGAAATTGTTCGCTCTATTTAAGGAGGGTTACAAGTTTAAACCCAATATCATATATTTATTAAGGAGAGTTATTATGAGGAAGAAGAACTACTTGTCAGGCCTGAAGTACATTGTTTCATTATTAGCTATCATAGCAGTTACTTTACCTATGGCAGGCTATTCGGCAAAGGGGAATAAATCTCCCGACAAAAATATTATAAAAGTACAACCTCCTGACATGATAATTGATGATCAGGATACCGTTGTAAACGACAAAAATGCGGGTCTCCAATATATTCCCGGTGAATTTATCATTAAATTTAATTCAAAAGCCGGTGAGATACTGAGAGGCAAACTTGATTCCAATCTAAATATATCACCTGATAATACGGGCATATCTTCCATTCACATCCTGAATAAGAAGCACAAGGTTAGATCGATGAAGCCTGTCTTTACAGGATTGCATAAGCAGTTAAAAAAGGGAAAAAGCATAAAATCTATTGAAGATGAAATTAAAAGGAAATTTCCCAAAAGAGCCACCCGTGGACAACAAAATGCAAAGCCCCATAATTTGGAGAATATTTATAAAATTAAAGTGTCTTCGGAAGAAGACATACAAAATATAATGGCTGATTATAAAAAAGACCCTCAAATCGAATTTGCAGAGCCTGATTATATCGTCAAAACCAATTTTATCCCTAATGATCCTTATTACGCTTCATCAAACTCCTGGGGGCAGGGTTACGACGATATGTGGGGTTTAAAAAATATTCAGGCAGAAATGGCATGGGACCTGGCTCGGGGAGATGGCATAGTTACGGCAGTTATAGATACAGGGCTTGACTATAATCATCCTGATATTCAGGGTAATGTATGGGTTAACCCATGGGAAATCGCAAATAACGGTATAGACGATGATAATAATGGATATATCGATGATATCAACGGATGGGATTTCTCTACCTATGACGGTGCTGTGGAAGATAACGACCCTATGGATGATAATGGACACGGCACCCACGTTTCAGGGACAATAGCCGCTGTCGGCAACAATGGGACAGGTCTTATTGGCGTTGCACCAGGAACGAAGATTATGCCCATTAAAGGTCTCGGAACAAGAGGATATGGGTATATGTCCGATCTGTCAAATGCTTTATACTATGCAGCGAGTCGTGGTGCAGACGTGATTAATAACTCATGGGGAGGGGGAGGAACTTCTTCGCTGATTGAGACGGCTGTTAACTACGCACATGCTTTGGGGGCTGTCGTGGTGGTTTCGGCGGGGAACAGCAATGGAGATGTTATGAATCAAATTCCTGCCAATATTATCAATGCTATTGCCGTTGCCTCAGTTGACCAGAATGATATTAAATCATATTTTTCAAATTGGGGTACCAAAGTAGATATAACCGCCCCCGGCGGGGGTACTAGAGACAATGATCCAACACGTAAATTTGAAAATATTCTATCCTTAAGAGCAAATGGAACGGATATCTATGGCGATGGCATTAATATTGTGGGCACTCAGTATTATCGCCTGAGGGGAACTTCCATGTCGGCCCCCCATGTTTCAGGATTGGCGGCATTAATTCTATCGTGCCGTCCCGATTTCACAAACGAAGAAGTAAGGCAGGTATTGAGGAGTTCAGCCGATGATATCGGTGATCCGGGTTTTGATATTAATAATGGTTTCGGAAGGATAAATGCTTTCAAAGCATTGCAGGTAAATTCGGTCTGCCTTGCCGGAATTGACTCGCCGGAAAGAAATTTGCTCACTGGAGCAGGAAGTTTTCAGATAAATGGGACCGCTTCATGCCCCGATTTTCAAAGTTATAAATTAGAATATTCTACTTCTCTTACTGGAACATGGACACAGATCGGCAGTACAGCCACATCCCCTGTAACGAAGAATCAATTGGGTACCTGGACTGTCGATGTAACGGGGGACTATTATTTAAGACTGACTGTGACAGATCAAAATAATAACGATTTCCTTGACATAACGGGCCCTGTTTTTGTAGACGCCGAGCGGCATGAGGGTTGGCCATTTGATACAGGAAGTATGGTTTTATCCTCTCCTCAAATAATCGATACAGATAATGATGGTAATAAAGAACTGGTTTTTATCTCGTATGAAGGCATTCTCTTCTTCATGAATGCCGATGGAACTGAAAAATTTACCATAGATCTTAATAGCAGCTATGCTTATTCAACGCCGGCCTTTGCTGATTTTGACGGTGATGGAGATTTGGACATGGTTGTAACTTTTATCAAGTCGGCATTTTCTTCACGCTTAAACTATTATGAAAATATTGGCGCCGGTTTTAGCCTTGGATTTAGCAGCATCATTAATAATGATGTTTATTCGAGTCCCATAATAAAGGATTTGGATGGTGACGGCAGATATGAAATCATAATTGGTGCCCTTTGGGGAGCATATCCTTACAACCTGAACAATATCTTGGTATTTGATGATCAGGGGACAACACTATTTGCTACCCAATTTGCCGATAAACTAATACCTAATATGGCCGTGGGCGATACAGATGGAGATGGAGATAAAGAGATTATTGCAGGCGGATATTATGATCCTGAAGGGCCTGGAAATACAGGCCTCCTGCAAGGTTGGCATCATGACGGCACTCCTTTTCAGGGGTCCAACTGGCCCATCATAAAAGAAAATTATTCTTTTGGAAATGTGATAATAAAGGAAAATCCCGATGGTCAGGCAGAGATATATGCAAACGGCAACACTCAACTTTATATAGTTGATGGTAATGGTAATCATCTGGGTGGCTCACCTATTAATCTGATTTCAACCTTTAAGGGTGGACCTACAATTGGTATCAATGAATTTGATGAACGCCTCATATACGTCAATCATGCAGCAAGAATCGAGTCTTATACTCTTCAGGGTTCAAAACGATGGGGAACTTCCGGCAGTGGAATACCGTTAGGACCTCCTATTTTCTCCAATCCAATTGTTCTCGATATTAATAATGGTACCGATAAACTTATTATCAGCAGTTATTCTCCAAGCTCTAATCTATTAACTATTGCCGATGACTCTGGAAACGTATTATCTGTAAAAAGAACAAATCGTAGAATTATCTCGACTCCGGCTGCAGGGGACCTTGACTCTGATGGATACCTGGAGTTAGCTGTTGGATCTGAAGATGGAAAAGTCTATGTCTGGGACCTTGATACTTTTTATCAGAAATCGATGATGGAATGGCCCCAATTCCAACATGATCTGCAGCATACCGGGAAATATAGCGCAATACCGAAGGCAAATGCCGGTGGACATCAGAATGTTAGCGATTCAGATAATAACGGAGAGGAAAGGGTCACTCTTGATGGGTCCGGATCCAGTGACGATGACGGGCCGATAGCTTCATACCTCTGGAAAGAGGGAGAGACAACTTTAGGAACATTCGCAGTTATTTCCAGCAACTTAAGAGTGGGAACTCACCTGATAACATTGATTGTAACTGATGAAGATAATATCTCTAATACGGATTCGGTAAGCATTGTAGTCAATGCCAATCAACCACCCATTGCAGATGCAGGTCTTTATCCCCCTGTCCCGGCAGGCGATCAAATCAGTTTTAACGGCTCAGCTTCCAGTGATGCCGATGGCAGTATTACAGCCTATGATTGGGATTTTGGTGACAATTCATCGGGAACAGGAATAACAAGAGCTCATTCCTATGCATCAAGCGGTAGCTATACCGTTACCTTAACCGTTACCGATAACGGAAATATGACAGATTCAGATACGTTCCAGGTAAGTGTCGTTGACCTAATAGCTCCCACAAACCTGATAGCTTCGGAAAGGGTAATGGGAAAAGGTAAAAATTTATCATATATGCATGATTTAAGCTGGGATACCGTTGCAGGCGCTGTTGAATATTCCATCTATCGCAGTAGTTCCAGTTCAGGACCATGGAACTACCTGGATAGGGTAACGACAAACTCCTATAGTTATAAAGCCGGTTCTGCTTCAACACTTTACTTTTACGTCTTACAGGCATCTGACGGTTCAGCATGGAGTCCATTCTCCAATTGGGGAGCCTCAGACGGTACGAGTGGGGTAACAGGACCGCTGCCACCTCTTGCAATTACCACAGATTCCCTGCCTGATGGATCTGTAAATTACTATTATTCAACGACCCTCCAGGCTGAAGGCGGAAATCCTCCATACACATGGGCTATAAGCGACGGCACTTTGCCTGATGGCCTTACTTTAGATCCAGGCGCCGGTACAATTAGTGGAACTCCAACAACCATAGGAAGTCAAACTCTTTCTGTGCAGGCTCTTGATGCTGTTTTTACTTCCCATGAAAAACAACTGTCAATCAACATTATTGATGCTCCTCCTGCTCCTATTCCTCCAGCTAACCTGTCGGCAACCATCAGAAAAGCCGGTAAAAACTATAGAGCTGATCTTGGTTGGGATAAAAACGTGGAACCTGATCTGGCGGGCTACAAAGTTTATAAAAGCATAGGCCGGCAGGGAGGTCCTTACAATTTGATTCAAACTATAAACGATCCTGCCCAAACTGTATTCACCGATAGTGGATTATCCAGTGGAACCTTCTACTATTATGTCGTTACAGCCTTTAATAATATGGGGCAAGAGAGTGGTTATTCCAATGAAGTTGAGCTTGTTCCCTGAAATTGAAAGCTAATATTGTAAACAGAGTTGATAATTTTATATCATTTTTTTAGATTCTCTCTTTAATAAACAAAAATATAACCATACTTAATAAAAAAAGCCCGACAACTTTAATGTGTCGGGCTTTTCATTTTTATTTTCTTAAGGGACTTCTAAGGCTGAAAAAGAGGCCTTTTTTAGGTATTTATTCCTTGGTGTCAATGGGTTGAGTTGGTCTAACCCTAATCTCCCAATTTCGGCTCCAACACTCAAGGTCAATAGTCAAGTCTGACCCTCTCTTCCACTAAAGAATTTGAAGAACAGTTGGAGCTTTATAAAAAAGGAGAGGAAAAATATCTGGCTTTATCCGATTATCATATTCTCGGGGAGGAACTTGCCATTATTAAGGCCTTTGCCGATCAATTGACGCTCTATTGCGCTATTGTACCTTACGATCGGGAAAACAAAAGGACTGATCATATTGAAATGCCTACAGATACCTTATGGGGAGTGGGACAGGCAATTATAAGGCTCATTGAAGAGCTGCAGACGAAACTCATGATTCTGGATAAAGGGTTTATTCTGCGCATGAGGGAGGAGAAGGGTAGAAGTGTTACCTAATTACTGAGCATCTACAATGGTTCTCTTTTATTCTTAAAATGACTTAATAATTAACATTTAAAAGGTTCAAAGAATAACGGGCTTTTGAAGTCATCAGCCGTCCATTTCGGGAAGCTTCAACATGCAGCGTCGGTTGCTGTAATGTCACTGCGCCATCCTCAAATGACAGCAATCCCTTCTTCTTCCTTACTTCATAATGTTGACCATAATAGTAACCTAAATAGGCGGCCCCACCAATAAGAGCAAGGAAAACAACTGTATTGCTTGGGCTTGGAGGATCACCTTTTCCGGCATAGGCTTTATTCGGATATTGAGCGCCGACAATAATAAAAGTAAAAATCATAAAAATAGTAATTATCATTTTCATCAGCCTACCTCCAATATCTTTTAGTTATAAACAAAGTATATAGAAAATAAATTCTTCATGCAAAGGCACTTATAATCCATAGGAGAAAATAGGGAAGGCGAACGACCAACCAGGTAGTAGGGATTTAAAGAAATATAAAAGAAAAAAAGGTAATATTGTGGATTTGACCTTTCTATCAGCAAAAGGAGTATACTAAAAGAAACCCCTATTCATAGAAGAGTGATGGCAGAAATAAAAAAACCAACGACTTATATATGGCGACCTCTGCTGCTGCTGACTCTGGTGGCTGTCGGGATACTCCTGTACTTAACAGGGCTATTTGAACCGGAAAAGTTCCTACAATGGGCGGGAGCTTACACAAAATTCTGGTGGGTCGCAGTAGCGTTGATCTTGCTGCAGGCGTTGTTTTTCATGCTGGCACTTCCAGGCTCCTCCTTTTTATGGGTGGCAGCCCCCCTCTATCCACCGTTGCTTGCTACTGTGATTCTGGTAGCAGGCAGTACTCTGGGAGGTATGGTGGCCTATTTTTTTGCCCGTACAATGGCTACCCCATGGTTTGCCCCTATGGAAAATAACCGCTTCTTCCACCTGCTGGAAAAGAGGAGCGATTTCCTTACCCAGTGTATGCTGCGCACCTTTCCAGGCTTTCCACACTCCTTCATCAATTACAGTGCAGGTATACTGAAGCTGCCTCTCCTCCCCTTCCTTCTGGCTGCCGTAATAGGCCTTTCCATCAAGACCATGCTCTATACCATTACTATTCACCGGGCAATGAAAGTAACTAATCCTGCTGATCTAATCCGTATCGAGACGATGGTCCCCCTTCTCATGCTGACTCTCTTTTTTGCTCTGGCCCAGCTATTTCAACGCCATCTTTCCCGTACTGATAAAAAAGATCGAACCTGATATTTTTTTCCCGGAATAATATGGCGGGGAATAATCAGTCTTATTGAAGAGCTGGAAACAAAAGTCATGATGTTCGATAAAGAGTTTATTCTGGAAGGGAGAAGAGAGGAGAATAAGAAGCATCAGTTCTTTATCACCCTATTTTCCACAATGGAGGAACAAAAAAAGGAGAAAACAGGGACGGTCATCTCTGTTTTCTCCCTTGCTAATTCCTTAAGATCTTTCACTAAATACCTCCTTATTTCTTTTAGAGCCATTGTCCTACATCGTAAGGAGGTATTTTATAAAAACTTCGTAATACACATGCTTTGCAGAGTCGATTTCACCGGTGAAATCGGTAGTTCAGGAGTGAAAATGCGGGGACAACCCCCAGGTTAATGCTTTACCGTAATTTAGTAGGATGTAATGTTTCAATCATGCGGCGGATGGCGCTAGCTTATCCGCCCTACAGTGCTAATTTATGTTGGGTTACATTCTTCAACTCAATCTACCTAACTGTAATATTAAGGCTCTTCATTTTTCTCTTTAACTGTACAAACTTATTTCCATCAAAATAATAAGTCACAGAATTTGATTTTATTAATCTTTGATCCTTTCCGCCCGGGTGCATATATAATTTACCGAAAAAGGATACATAATAAGTTTCATTTTTATACTCAACTTTTTCGTTTCTTAAAGGTGAGGTTAAATCAGAAAATTGATCTTCCGGGTCAAGTGCAATATCAATATTCCCCAAATACCTTAACTTTTCTTTATGAAATTCATAGGTTTTCAAACCCCAACTATATTCTGTCCCTAATTCAGCTAAAATAAGAATTTTAGTTTCGCCGTAATAAAAAATAGGTCTTAAAATATAACTATCCCAGGCACCTTTCCCTATGTAGAGCGTATCAACTTTATCATTCTCCAATTTTAAGAGGAAAAACCTTCGCCCATTATCATTTTTATTTCCTTCGCCATGAGCCGATACAAGATAGGTATCATTTCTGCCTGGTATTTTACTGATTACAGGAATGTCGCTGTCACCATATTTTTTATATATGAATTCGGACAATTTAAGAGCTATCTCTAGAGAAACATTATTATCATCATAAAAAAATCTTTTAGAGTCAAATTCGTGAACGACTTCCCTTGGGACATATTTTTTTAATTCCCCGGCGTTGGCAGTATCCTGGAACAAAAGAAAAAGAACTAAGGGTAATATAATGAATATTTTTAAAGATTTATGCCCTTTAACTTTCATTCTCATTTTATTTTTGGACACCAAATACCTCTATTGGCAACAATGCCCATATTTGGGATTAGAACAAATATGGAACATTTAAGCCTTTATCAGCCTTAGGAACCTTCTAAAAAAATCTGCATTATTTTTATTTAAACAAATAATCCACAATTTCAGAAATGGACATATTCAGTGCTGAAGCCAATTTTAGGAGTGTTGATAATTTTGGATCATTTATTCTTTTCAGGCTCTCTATATTTTGGATATGCTTATAATCAATTTTAGCGAT
The window above is part of the Deltaproteobacteria bacterium genome. Proteins encoded here:
- a CDS encoding helix-turn-helix transcriptional regulator — encoded protein: MKSAQEISNRLATLVKEKRAKLGLTQEELAEIAKIDYKHIQNIESLKRINDPKLSTLLKLASALNMSISEIVDYLFK
- a CDS encoding S8 family serine peptidase translates to MRKKNYLSGLKYIVSLLAIIAVTLPMAGYSAKGNKSPDKNIIKVQPPDMIIDDQDTVVNDKNAGLQYIPGEFIIKFNSKAGEILRGKLDSNLNISPDNTGISSIHILNKKHKVRSMKPVFTGLHKQLKKGKSIKSIEDEIKRKFPKRATRGQQNAKPHNLENIYKIKVSSEEDIQNIMADYKKDPQIEFAEPDYIVKTNFIPNDPYYASSNSWGQGYDDMWGLKNIQAEMAWDLARGDGIVTAVIDTGLDYNHPDIQGNVWVNPWEIANNGIDDDNNGYIDDINGWDFSTYDGAVEDNDPMDDNGHGTHVSGTIAAVGNNGTGLIGVAPGTKIMPIKGLGTRGYGYMSDLSNALYYAASRGADVINNSWGGGGTSSLIETAVNYAHALGAVVVVSAGNSNGDVMNQIPANIINAIAVASVDQNDIKSYFSNWGTKVDITAPGGGTRDNDPTRKFENILSLRANGTDIYGDGINIVGTQYYRLRGTSMSAPHVSGLAALILSCRPDFTNEEVRQVLRSSADDIGDPGFDINNGFGRINAFKALQVNSVCLAGIDSPERNLLTGAGSFQINGTASCPDFQSYKLEYSTSLTGTWTQIGSTATSPVTKNQLGTWTVDVTGDYYLRLTVTDQNNNDFLDITGPVFVDAERHEGWPFDTGSMVLSSPQIIDTDNDGNKELVFISYEGILFFMNADGTEKFTIDLNSSYAYSTPAFADFDGDGDLDMVVTFIKSAFSSRLNYYENIGAGFSLGFSSIINNDVYSSPIIKDLDGDGRYEIIIGALWGAYPYNLNNILVFDDQGTTLFATQFADKLIPNMAVGDTDGDGDKEIIAGGYYDPEGPGNTGLLQGWHHDGTPFQGSNWPIIKENYSFGNVIIKENPDGQAEIYANGNTQLYIVDGNGNHLGGSPINLISTFKGGPTIGINEFDERLIYVNHAARIESYTLQGSKRWGTSGSGIPLGPPIFSNPIVLDINNGTDKLIISSYSPSSNLLTIADDSGNVLSVKRTNRRIISTPAAGDLDSDGYLELAVGSEDGKVYVWDLDTFYQKSMMEWPQFQHDLQHTGKYSAIPKANAGGHQNVSDSDNNGEERVTLDGSGSSDDDGPIASYLWKEGETTLGTFAVISSNLRVGTHLITLIVTDEDNISNTDSVSIVVNANQPPIADAGLYPPVPAGDQISFNGSASSDADGSITAYDWDFGDNSSGTGITRAHSYASSGSYTVTLTVTDNGNMTDSDTFQVSVVDLIAPTNLIASERVMGKGKNLSYMHDLSWDTVAGAVEYSIYRSSSSSGPWNYLDRVTTNSYSYKAGSASTLYFYVLQASDGSAWSPFSNWGASDGTSGVTGPLPPLAITTDSLPDGSVNYYYSTTLQAEGGNPPYTWAISDGTLPDGLTLDPGAGTISGTPTTIGSQTLSVQALDAVFTSHEKQLSINIIDAPPAPIPPANLSATIRKAGKNYRADLGWDKNVEPDLAGYKVYKSIGRQGGPYNLIQTINDPAQTVFTDSGLSSGTFYYYVVTAFNNMGQESGYSNEVELVP
- a CDS encoding VTT domain-containing protein, coding for MLALPGSSFLWVAAPLYPPLLATVILVAGSTLGGMVAYFFARTMATPWFAPMENNRFFHLLEKRSDFLTQCMLRTFPGFPHSFINYSAGILKLPLLPFLLAAVIGLSIKTMLYTITIHRAMKVTNPADLIRIETMVPLLMLTLFFALAQLFQRHLSRTDKKDRT